The genomic region AAGCCATTCGCGATAAAGTAAAATTAATTACCGCTTTTCAATCGGAAAAAGGAGCACTTTTAGATATTGGTGCCGGAACGGGCGATTTTCTTTTGGAAGCTCAAAGTCAGGGTTGGAATACGATCGGAATCGAACCCAGCGAAAAAGCCAAAAATAGTGCGATCACAAAAGGGATTCGTTTTGCAGAGGCTTTAGAACAATTAGAAAAGCAATCGTTCGATGTGATTACGATGTGGCATGTATTGGAACATGTTCCGGATTTGGAAAATCAGATTGCAACGTTAAAGCGTTTATTAAAACCAAATGGAACGATCATTATTGCCGTACCCAATTATAAATCGTACGATGCAAATTATTACGGTGCCTTTTGGGCAGCCTATGATGTGCCAAGACACTTATGGCATTTTTCGAAAACGGCTATTGAAAAACTTTTCGCCCGTCAGAATATCCGACTGGTAAAAATCAAACCAATGCTTTTTGATAGTTTTTATGTTTCCCTTTTATCTGAAAAGTATAAAAATGGGAAAATGAATTTTATAAAAGGTTTTTGGATCGGTTTACGATCAAATTTAGCAGCAAAGCAAAATTTTGAGTATTCTTCGCATATTTATATCCTAAAAAACAGCGAAAATTTAAAATAAAGTAAAATAATCCACGATCAAAGGCTAAAATATGCCATCTATCGGGGATTTTTTAAAAGGCGCTTAAAACGCTTTATTTAAAGCTGTTTTTTATAAGATTTTCTTATTATTTTTTAAATCAGACATAAGAAAATCTTATTGATCAAAAAAAAAGATAAAAATCATATTTTAAACTTTCAGTCGTACAACTTTTGGAACTTTAATACGAATTCTTATTTTTACAAAAATTTTAAAAATCATAATTGATAAAATGAAAAAATCCTTTTTAATTATCGGACTTGCGTTGGCAATGTTTTCTTGCAACAAAGAAGGAGCAACTACTGCTTCAGAAAATAAAACGGCTTATGTAGATACTTCTAAATTGATAGAAGAAAATCAGGAAGCTAAAGATATTGAGTCAAAATACAAAACCAAGTCGCAGGAAATGGGAAGAGAATTAGAGGGTGAAGCCAAACAATTCCAGTCTGATGCTGCCAATTTCCAAAGAGATGCACAGGTTAAAGGTATGGCCTGGGCACAACAAAAAGGAGCAGAGTTGCAAAAAAGAGAGCAACAAATCAATATGAAACAACAAGCGATGTTACAAACATTGCAACAGGAAAGTGGTAAAGAAATGGATTCTTTGGTAAAAAGAATTAAAGATTATATCAAAGATTACGGTAAGAAAAACAATTACGAATATATCTACGGAACGGGTGATGCCGCTACAATCTTATACGGAAAAGAAGGTTTGGATATTACCGAAAAAATCAGCAAAGAATTAAACGATAAGTACAAATCTTCTGATAAAAAAGAAGAGAAAACTGAAGAAAAGAAATAATGAAAAGCCTTCCTTGTGAAGGCTTTTTTATTGAAAATCAGATAAATAATTGTATTTTTAGTTTTTAAAATATACGCCAAATGGAAACTATTTCGAATGCTGCTGCCTATGTTTTGCGTTTCATTAACCAAACGCAAAAGTCGGTTTTCCTTACCGGTAAAGCCGGAACCGGTAAAACGACATTGCTCCGCGAAATCATTACGACTACACATAAGAATACTGTTGTTGTAGCACCTACGGGTATTGCGGCTTTGAACGCAGGTGGTGTTACGATACATTCGATGTTTCAGTTACCCTTTGCGGCATTTCTCCCGGATGCCAATACAGATCCGTATATTTCTGAAAATTCACGGTTCGAAAATAGAAATACTTTAAGCCGGCATTTTAAAATGAATGGTGCCAAACGTGCCGTTATTCAGAATATGGAATTGCTGGTTATCGATGAAGTGAGTATGCTTCGTGTAGACATTATGGATGCTATGGATTTTATGTTGCGTAAAGTCCGCAGAAATGAAATGCCTTTTGGTGGCGTCCAAGTATTATTTATAGGAGATTTACTACAATTACCACCAGTCATCAAAAATGAAGAATGGTCGGTTTTACAGCGTTACTATCGTGGGAAATTCTTTTTTCATTCCCATGTGATTCAGCAAAACCCGCCTTTGTATATCGAACTGGACAAAATTTTCAGGCAAACCGATTCCGAATTTATTTCTGTTTTAAACAACCTGCGAAATAATACGGTTACGACAAATGACCTGGCTATTTTAAACCAATATGTACAACCGGATTTCGATTTTAAAAAGAATCCCGGTTTCATCACCCTTACTACACATAATGCCAAAGCCGACGCTATCAATAGTACTGCGCTGGAGGAACTGGATGGAGAAGTTTATACGTTTCTGCCGGAAATTGTAGGTGATTTTCCGGATAAGATCTTTCCGGTGGAAGAACAGCTCAAATTAAAAGTTGGTGCGCAGGTGATGTTTGTGAAAAACGATCTTTCGTTTGAAAAACAATATTTTAACGGAAAAATGGGTGTTGTAAAATCGATTTCGCCCCGTGAAATTTTTGTGCATTTTCCGGAAGAAAATAAAACCATCGAAGTCGAACGTTACGAATGGAAAAATATTCGGTACTATGTGGACGAAATGACCAAGGAAATTGAAGAGGAGATTTTAGGCACTTTTACGCACTATCCAATCAAACTCGCCTGGGCAATTACCGTACACAAAAGCCAGGGTTTGACGTTCGACAAAGCAGCGCTCGATGTATCGCAGGTTTTTCTGCCCGGACAAGCCTATGTTGCTCTTTCGCGTTTGCGTTCGTTAAAAGGGCTTATTTTGCTTTCTGCGATACAAATGAATGGTATTTCCAACGATGCCGATGTGATGGATTATGCACAAAGCCGGGTTTCGGTCGAAAAACTGGAAGGGGAATTGGTATCCGAAACACGTGTTTTTTTACTTAATTATCTGAAAGACAGTTTTAACTGGCACGAACTGGCTGCGCAATGGAGCAAACATCAGCAAACCTACCTGTCGGAAACCGGAAAATCGCCTAAAGGACAATCGAAGGTATGGGCGCAACAACAATCACTGGCGGTACATGAATTGCGGGAACCATCGCAAAAATTTATCGCGCAACTCACAAAATTGTTTCAGCAGGAACCGGTCGATCTGGCTTTTATAGAAGAGCGGATCAATAAAGCATTCGATTATTTTTTCCCGAAAATGGACGAGCTGACTTTCGAGTTGTACTGGAAAATAGAGGAGATCAAACGCCTGAAAAAAGTAAAAGCTTTTTTCGAAGAATTGTCGGAACTGGAGGAGTTGCAAACCAATGCGGTTTTACGATTGTTAAAAGTCAAATTGTTGCTACGTGCCGTTTTGGAAAACAAAGAAATATCAAAAGAAGTATTGGTATCGCCCTACTTGCAAAAATACAAACAGGATAAGATTGAAATTATCCGGGAGGCGTTGCGAAAAACAGCGGTTACGCTTATCGAGGATGAAGCGGATATCGAACGCTATACGGCGAAAAAGAAAAAAACAAAAGAACCGAAAAAATCAACCTACGAAGAGACGCTGGAATTGTGGACGCAAAACCTATCGATTACCGAAATTGCCGGAATCCGGAAACTTACCGTGGGGACGGTATATACCCATTTTTCAAAACTGATTCAGATGGAAGCGATCGAAATTTCGGATATTTTGCCACAAGATAAACTCAAAAATCTGGCATCGGCTTTTAAAGAATATAGCGGCGAAGGCTTAGGCGAAATAAAAGAAAAATACGGCGATGAATTTAGCTGGGAAGAACTCCGCTTGTACAAAGCCGTTTTACAAAAAAACAGTTGATAAAAAAACACCTGACAGGTTTTCGAAACCTGTCAGGTGTGCTATTTAAAAAAGAAAGTTATTTCTTATAACCAGTAAACCGCTAAAATCGCAGGAATAAAATAGATTACGATGGTTCGTGCGCCGTCATAATCTTTTGCAATACGTTGTCCGAAAAGTAAAAACAGTAACGTAACACAAGAAAAAGTTGCACCATAATGACCAAAAGTTGTCACACCGTTCATAACCAGTTGTGCAATTCCGATTACACATAAAGCACCGGCAATTACTTCCAATACTAAAATTAAAAACAACGATTGTGGCACTTGATTTTTGATAAATGTTTGTGCAAAATGACCTTTAAGCCATTCGACGTTTCCTTTCCAGTCCATAATTTTATCATAGCCGGATTGTAAAAAAGTGATGGCCAAAAAAGCCAGAATTAAAATTCCGAAAATTTCCGTATTCGTCATGGTGTTTATTTTTTATGAATTAAACGTGTTAGTTTTATCGATAAATCGGTCAGGATAATTTTTGCGTTTCCGTTACGCTCAATATGGTAAATCGCATCCGACAATTCTTTAAAAATATCGTTGATATTATTACTGTTTACGAAAGGAGCAAAATTCTCCAGTTTAAATTTTTCAACCGTAGGTTCTATATAAACCAGGGAAGGGGATTGGTAGTTGAGTAATAAGGCCTGACGAAACATTTCAATACAAAAATGCAAAAATTGTTTTTGTGCTTCACGACCAATTCCGGCGATGGTCTCACTCCAGGAAATCAGATCCTGAATCGCCGCTGCATTTCCTTTGGCGCGAAATGCTGCCCGAACCCACTGTACAAACCAGGCTTCAAACGGATAATCGTCCTCGGTTTTGTGTAGCAACTGTAAGGCTTTATTATAATTTCCCTGTGCCTGATGTGCTATTTTATAAGCCACTTTTTCGTCTGTTTTTTCACGTGAAACCAAAGCATCGGCGATAATACTTTCCGGAAGTCCGCCAAAATGTAAAACCTGACAACGGGATAAAATCGTTTGCAGTATATCGTTTTCATTTTCGGTGATCAACAGAAATACCGTTTTTTGCGGTGGTTCTTCCAGTAATTTTAAAAGTTTGTTCGCCGTAGCGATATTCATCTTATCGGCCATCCAGATAATCATCACTTTATAACCGCCTTCATAGGCTTTGAGCGATAAGGACTTTACAATTTCCTGAGCTTCGTCTACACCAATTTGTCCCTGTTTGTTCTGAATCCCAATGGTTTTATACCAGTCGAAAAGACTGCCA from Flavobacterium sp. WV_118_3 harbors:
- a CDS encoding class I SAM-dependent methyltransferase; the protein is MNFSNNTVFIKVKDHSVSNENFELLLDEELQLLKTTPQPSLEKLPSYYESDDYISHTDGKRSLFEKVYHIIKRKAIRDKVKLITAFQSEKGALLDIGAGTGDFLLEAQSQGWNTIGIEPSEKAKNSAITKGIRFAEALEQLEKQSFDVITMWHVLEHVPDLENQIATLKRLLKPNGTIIIAVPNYKSYDANYYGAFWAAYDVPRHLWHFSKTAIEKLFARQNIRLVKIKPMLFDSFYVSLLSEKYKNGKMNFIKGFWIGLRSNLAAKQNFEYSSHIYILKNSENLK
- a CDS encoding OmpH family outer membrane protein; protein product: MKKSFLIIGLALAMFSCNKEGATTASENKTAYVDTSKLIEENQEAKDIESKYKTKSQEMGRELEGEAKQFQSDAANFQRDAQVKGMAWAQQKGAELQKREQQINMKQQAMLQTLQQESGKEMDSLVKRIKDYIKDYGKKNNYEYIYGTGDAATILYGKEGLDITEKISKELNDKYKSSDKKEEKTEEKK
- a CDS encoding DoxX family membrane protein; its protein translation is MTNTEIFGILILAFLAITFLQSGYDKIMDWKGNVEWLKGHFAQTFIKNQVPQSLFLILVLEVIAGALCVIGIAQLVMNGVTTFGHYGATFSCVTLLFLLFGQRIAKDYDGARTIVIYFIPAILAVYWL
- a CDS encoding helix-turn-helix domain-containing protein — protein: METISNAAAYVLRFINQTQKSVFLTGKAGTGKTTLLREIITTTHKNTVVVAPTGIAALNAGGVTIHSMFQLPFAAFLPDANTDPYISENSRFENRNTLSRHFKMNGAKRAVIQNMELLVIDEVSMLRVDIMDAMDFMLRKVRRNEMPFGGVQVLFIGDLLQLPPVIKNEEWSVLQRYYRGKFFFHSHVIQQNPPLYIELDKIFRQTDSEFISVLNNLRNNTVTTNDLAILNQYVQPDFDFKKNPGFITLTTHNAKADAINSTALEELDGEVYTFLPEIVGDFPDKIFPVEEQLKLKVGAQVMFVKNDLSFEKQYFNGKMGVVKSISPREIFVHFPEENKTIEVERYEWKNIRYYVDEMTKEIEEEILGTFTHYPIKLAWAITVHKSQGLTFDKAALDVSQVFLPGQAYVALSRLRSLKGLILLSAIQMNGISNDADVMDYAQSRVSVEKLEGELVSETRVFLLNYLKDSFNWHELAAQWSKHQQTYLSETGKSPKGQSKVWAQQQSLAVHELREPSQKFIAQLTKLFQQEPVDLAFIEERINKAFDYFFPKMDELTFELYWKIEEIKRLKKVKAFFEELSELEELQTNAVLRLLKVKLLLRAVLENKEISKEVLVSPYLQKYKQDKIEIIREALRKTAVTLIEDEADIERYTAKKKKTKEPKKSTYEETLELWTQNLSITEIAGIRKLTVGTVYTHFSKLIQMEAIEISDILPQDKLKNLASAFKEYSGEGLGEIKEKYGDEFSWEELRLYKAVLQKNS
- a CDS encoding DNA polymerase III subunit delta', with translation MLFSEILGQTHIKSHLTKSADSGRIPHAQLFVGPEGSGTLAMAISYAQYILCSNTNGENTSGNEACNLKFEHFSHPDLHFVFPVSTNDEVKSHPVSANFLKYWRTFITETPYGSLFDWYKTIGIQNKQGQIGVDEAQEIVKSLSLKAYEGGYKVMIIWMADKMNIATANKLLKLLEEPPQKTVFLLITENENDILQTILSRCQVLHFGGLPESIIADALVSREKTDEKVAYKIAHQAQGNYNKALQLLHKTEDDYPFEAWFVQWVRAAFRAKGNAAAIQDLISWSETIAGIGREAQKQFLHFCIEMFRQALLLNYQSPSLVYIEPTVEKFKLENFAPFVNSNNINDIFKELSDAIYHIERNGNAKIILTDLSIKLTRLIHKK